One window from the genome of Carassius auratus strain Wakin unplaced genomic scaffold, ASM336829v1 scaf_tig00014572, whole genome shotgun sequence encodes:
- the LOC113074414 gene encoding DNA polymerase epsilon subunit 2-like isoform X2 produces MKMEARRVKQKVSAGFKMRGLILRPESSRFLLRVLESVTEADLEEVLERILDAVEKQPLGSSMVELSVLEAAVQDCSQACDETIDNVFNIIGAFDVPRFIFSTERKKFVPISMTNHPVPKLCGQSRDKAELFRERYTILQQRTHRHELFTPPVIGSAPDEGRNKFQLKTVEALLGSTAKVGEVIVLGMITQLKEGKFYLEDPSGAVQLNMSKAQFHSGLYTESCFVLAEGWYEDAVFHVNAFGFPPTEPSSFTRAYYGNINFFGGPSSTAVKASAKLKQLEEENEDAMFVMVSDVWLDRVEVLEKIQAMFSGYSAMPPTCFIFCGNFSSAPYGTHQLRTLRESFKALADLICEYPSIHSSRFVFVPGPEDPGPGTVLPRPPLAEHITEEFRQRVPFSVFTTNPCRVQYCSQEMVVIREDLVNKMCRNCVRLPSSNLDIPSHFVKTVLSQGHLTPLPLYVCPVHWPYDYALRVYPVPDVIVFADKYDPFSVSNTDCLCINPGSFPRSGFSFKVYYPSSRTVEDSKLQGL; encoded by the exons ATGAAGATGGAAGCGCGCAGAGTGAAGCAGAAAGTGAGCGCGGGGTTTAAAATGCGCGGATTAATCCTGCGTCC GGAGTCCAGCCGCTTCCTGCTGCGGGTTCTAGAGTCCGTCACTGAAGCGGATCTGGAGGAGGTTCTAGAGCGGATCTTAGATGCTGTCGAGAAACAACCGC TGGGGTCCAGTATGGTGGAGCTGTCGGTGCTGGAGGCGGCGGTTCAGGACTGCAGTCAGGCGTGTGATGAAACCAT CGACAATGTGTTCAACATCATTGGAGCCTTTGACGTCCCTCGGTTCATCTTcagcacagaaagaaagaaattcgtCCC CATCAGCATGACGAATCATCCGGTCCCTAAACTCTGCGGTCAGTCCAGAGATAAAGCCGAGCTCTTCAGAGAGCGATACACCATCTTACAACAG CGAACTCACAGACATGAACTCTTCACTCCTCCTGTTATCGGTTCAGCTCCAGATGAAGGGAGGAACAAATTCCAG CTGAAGACGGTGGAGGCTCTTCTGGGCAGCACAGCTAAAGTCGGAGAAGTGATTGTTCTGGGCATGATCACGCAGCTCAAAGAG GGCAAGTTCTACCTCGAGGACCCCAGCGGCGCAGTGCAGCTCAACATGTCAAAGGCA CAGTTTCACAGCGGTCTTTACACCGAGTCCTGCTTCGTTCTGGCTGAAG GATGGTACGAGGATGCAGTGTTTCACGTCAACGCGTTTGGTTTCCCGCCCACAGAACCCTCTTCCTTCACCAG GGCTTATTATGGCAATATAAACTTCTTCGGCGGGCCGTCCAGCACAGCGGTCAAAGCATCGGCCAAACTGAAGCAGCTGGAGGAGGAGAACGAGGACGCCATGTTTGTGATGGTGTCAGACGTGTGGCTGGACCGTGTGGAGGTTCTGGAGAAGATCCAAGCCATGTTCTCAG GTTACTCTGCGATGCCTCCCACCTGCTTCATCTTCTGTGGGAACTTCTCCTCGGCTCCGTACGGCACACACCAGCTCCGAACACTCAGAG AGTCTTTCAAGGCACTTGCTGATCTCATTTGTGAGTATCCCAGCATTCACAGCAG TCGTTTTGTGTTTGTTCCTGGACCAGAAGACCCCGGGCCCGGCACGGTCTTACCCAG ACCTCCACTGGCTGAACACATCACGGAGGAGTTTAGACAACGTGTGCCCTTCTCCGTCTTCACCACCAACCCCTgcag ggtTCAGTActgcagtcaggagatggtggTGATTCGAGAAGATCTGGTCAATAAGATGTGCAGAAACTGTGTTCGGCTCCCGAGCAGCAACCTGGACATTCCTTCTCAC TTTGTGAAGACCGTCTTGTCACAAGGTCATCTGACGCCGCTGCCGCTCTACGTGTGTCCGGTGCACTGGCCGTATGATTACGCTCTACGAGTTTATCCTGTTCCTGACGTCATCGTCTTCGCCGACAAATACGACCCGTTCAGCGTTTCCAACACAGACTGCCTGTGCATCAACCCG GGCTCTTTTCCAAGAAGTGGCTTCTCCTTTAAGGTTTACTATCCGTCCAGCAGAACCGTGGAGGACAG CAAACTGCAGGGGCTTTAA
- the LOC113074414 gene encoding DNA polymerase epsilon subunit 2-like isoform X1 produces MKMEARRVKQKVSAGFKMRGLILRPESSRFLLRVLESVTEADLEEVLERILDAVEKQPLGSSMVELSVLEAAVQDCSQACDETIDNVFNIIGAFDVPRFIFSTERKKFVPISMTNHPVPKLCGQSRDKAELFRERYTILQQRTHRHELFTPPVIGSAPDEGRNKFQLKTVEALLGSTAKVGEVIVLGMITQLKEGKFYLEDPSGAVQLNMSKAQFHSGLYTESCFVLAEGWYEDAVFHVNAFGFPPTEPSSFTRAYYGNINFFGGPSSTAVKASAKLKQLEEENEDAMFVMVSDVWLDRVEVLEKIQAMFSGYSAMPPTCFIFCGNFSSAPYGTHQLRTLRESFKALADLICEYPSIHSSSRFVFVPGPEDPGPGTVLPRPPLAEHITEEFRQRVPFSVFTTNPCRVQYCSQEMVVIREDLVNKMCRNCVRLPSSNLDIPSHFVKTVLSQGHLTPLPLYVCPVHWPYDYALRVYPVPDVIVFADKYDPFSVSNTDCLCINPGSFPRSGFSFKVYYPSSRTVEDSKLQGL; encoded by the exons ATGAAGATGGAAGCGCGCAGAGTGAAGCAGAAAGTGAGCGCGGGGTTTAAAATGCGCGGATTAATCCTGCGTCC GGAGTCCAGCCGCTTCCTGCTGCGGGTTCTAGAGTCCGTCACTGAAGCGGATCTGGAGGAGGTTCTAGAGCGGATCTTAGATGCTGTCGAGAAACAACCGC TGGGGTCCAGTATGGTGGAGCTGTCGGTGCTGGAGGCGGCGGTTCAGGACTGCAGTCAGGCGTGTGATGAAACCAT CGACAATGTGTTCAACATCATTGGAGCCTTTGACGTCCCTCGGTTCATCTTcagcacagaaagaaagaaattcgtCCC CATCAGCATGACGAATCATCCGGTCCCTAAACTCTGCGGTCAGTCCAGAGATAAAGCCGAGCTCTTCAGAGAGCGATACACCATCTTACAACAG CGAACTCACAGACATGAACTCTTCACTCCTCCTGTTATCGGTTCAGCTCCAGATGAAGGGAGGAACAAATTCCAG CTGAAGACGGTGGAGGCTCTTCTGGGCAGCACAGCTAAAGTCGGAGAAGTGATTGTTCTGGGCATGATCACGCAGCTCAAAGAG GGCAAGTTCTACCTCGAGGACCCCAGCGGCGCAGTGCAGCTCAACATGTCAAAGGCA CAGTTTCACAGCGGTCTTTACACCGAGTCCTGCTTCGTTCTGGCTGAAG GATGGTACGAGGATGCAGTGTTTCACGTCAACGCGTTTGGTTTCCCGCCCACAGAACCCTCTTCCTTCACCAG GGCTTATTATGGCAATATAAACTTCTTCGGCGGGCCGTCCAGCACAGCGGTCAAAGCATCGGCCAAACTGAAGCAGCTGGAGGAGGAGAACGAGGACGCCATGTTTGTGATGGTGTCAGACGTGTGGCTGGACCGTGTGGAGGTTCTGGAGAAGATCCAAGCCATGTTCTCAG GTTACTCTGCGATGCCTCCCACCTGCTTCATCTTCTGTGGGAACTTCTCCTCGGCTCCGTACGGCACACACCAGCTCCGAACACTCAGAG AGTCTTTCAAGGCACTTGCTGATCTCATTTGTGAGTATCCCAGCATTCACAGCAG CAGTCGTTTTGTGTTTGTTCCTGGACCAGAAGACCCCGGGCCCGGCACGGTCTTACCCAG ACCTCCACTGGCTGAACACATCACGGAGGAGTTTAGACAACGTGTGCCCTTCTCCGTCTTCACCACCAACCCCTgcag ggtTCAGTActgcagtcaggagatggtggTGATTCGAGAAGATCTGGTCAATAAGATGTGCAGAAACTGTGTTCGGCTCCCGAGCAGCAACCTGGACATTCCTTCTCAC TTTGTGAAGACCGTCTTGTCACAAGGTCATCTGACGCCGCTGCCGCTCTACGTGTGTCCGGTGCACTGGCCGTATGATTACGCTCTACGAGTTTATCCTGTTCCTGACGTCATCGTCTTCGCCGACAAATACGACCCGTTCAGCGTTTCCAACACAGACTGCCTGTGCATCAACCCG GGCTCTTTTCCAAGAAGTGGCTTCTCCTTTAAGGTTTACTATCCGTCCAGCAGAACCGTGGAGGACAG CAAACTGCAGGGGCTTTAA
- the LOC113074414 gene encoding DNA polymerase epsilon subunit 2-like isoform X3, whose amino-acid sequence MVELSVLEAAVQDCSQACDETIDNVFNIIGAFDVPRFIFSTERKKFVPISMTNHPVPKLCGQSRDKAELFRERYTILQQRTHRHELFTPPVIGSAPDEGRNKFQLKTVEALLGSTAKVGEVIVLGMITQLKEGKFYLEDPSGAVQLNMSKAQFHSGLYTESCFVLAEGWYEDAVFHVNAFGFPPTEPSSFTRAYYGNINFFGGPSSTAVKASAKLKQLEEENEDAMFVMVSDVWLDRVEVLEKIQAMFSGYSAMPPTCFIFCGNFSSAPYGTHQLRTLRESFKALADLICEYPSIHSSSRFVFVPGPEDPGPGTVLPRPPLAEHITEEFRQRVPFSVFTTNPCRVQYCSQEMVVIREDLVNKMCRNCVRLPSSNLDIPSHFVKTVLSQGHLTPLPLYVCPVHWPYDYALRVYPVPDVIVFADKYDPFSVSNTDCLCINPGSFPRSGFSFKVYYPSSRTVEDSKLQGL is encoded by the exons ATGGTGGAGCTGTCGGTGCTGGAGGCGGCGGTTCAGGACTGCAGTCAGGCGTGTGATGAAACCAT CGACAATGTGTTCAACATCATTGGAGCCTTTGACGTCCCTCGGTTCATCTTcagcacagaaagaaagaaattcgtCCC CATCAGCATGACGAATCATCCGGTCCCTAAACTCTGCGGTCAGTCCAGAGATAAAGCCGAGCTCTTCAGAGAGCGATACACCATCTTACAACAG CGAACTCACAGACATGAACTCTTCACTCCTCCTGTTATCGGTTCAGCTCCAGATGAAGGGAGGAACAAATTCCAG CTGAAGACGGTGGAGGCTCTTCTGGGCAGCACAGCTAAAGTCGGAGAAGTGATTGTTCTGGGCATGATCACGCAGCTCAAAGAG GGCAAGTTCTACCTCGAGGACCCCAGCGGCGCAGTGCAGCTCAACATGTCAAAGGCA CAGTTTCACAGCGGTCTTTACACCGAGTCCTGCTTCGTTCTGGCTGAAG GATGGTACGAGGATGCAGTGTTTCACGTCAACGCGTTTGGTTTCCCGCCCACAGAACCCTCTTCCTTCACCAG GGCTTATTATGGCAATATAAACTTCTTCGGCGGGCCGTCCAGCACAGCGGTCAAAGCATCGGCCAAACTGAAGCAGCTGGAGGAGGAGAACGAGGACGCCATGTTTGTGATGGTGTCAGACGTGTGGCTGGACCGTGTGGAGGTTCTGGAGAAGATCCAAGCCATGTTCTCAG GTTACTCTGCGATGCCTCCCACCTGCTTCATCTTCTGTGGGAACTTCTCCTCGGCTCCGTACGGCACACACCAGCTCCGAACACTCAGAG AGTCTTTCAAGGCACTTGCTGATCTCATTTGTGAGTATCCCAGCATTCACAGCAG CAGTCGTTTTGTGTTTGTTCCTGGACCAGAAGACCCCGGGCCCGGCACGGTCTTACCCAG ACCTCCACTGGCTGAACACATCACGGAGGAGTTTAGACAACGTGTGCCCTTCTCCGTCTTCACCACCAACCCCTgcag ggtTCAGTActgcagtcaggagatggtggTGATTCGAGAAGATCTGGTCAATAAGATGTGCAGAAACTGTGTTCGGCTCCCGAGCAGCAACCTGGACATTCCTTCTCAC TTTGTGAAGACCGTCTTGTCACAAGGTCATCTGACGCCGCTGCCGCTCTACGTGTGTCCGGTGCACTGGCCGTATGATTACGCTCTACGAGTTTATCCTGTTCCTGACGTCATCGTCTTCGCCGACAAATACGACCCGTTCAGCGTTTCCAACACAGACTGCCTGTGCATCAACCCG GGCTCTTTTCCAAGAAGTGGCTTCTCCTTTAAGGTTTACTATCCGTCCAGCAGAACCGTGGAGGACAG CAAACTGCAGGGGCTTTAA